The region CGCTCGCCGAACTGCAGGCCGCCCCCATGCTCGCGGAGCTGCCCGAGCACGAGCGGCTGCCGATTCCCGAGACCGTGCCCGCCGGCCCCGAGTTCGACGGCTTCCCCGAGGTCAAGGACATGGTCGCCGCGTAGACGGCGCTTCCGCCGCCCGGGCCTCGCCCGCGGCAGAGGTCCTGTCGCCGTGCCCGGCGCCAGACGCCCGGCCCCGGGTGTGTGGCGATAGTGCCCCGGCACCTGGTAGTGCCCCGGCACAGTGTCCGGCATGTGCCGGACCTGTATCACGACTGTTCCCTGTGCGTATTCCCCGTGCTTGTTCCCTGTGCTTGTTCCCTGTGCGCCGCTATGGGCGCTGGCAGGCGGGACACCAGTAGATGAGTCGCTCGGACGGCTGCGGACCCATCTCGCCCCTGCCGATCGGGCTGCCGCACCGCCGGCACGGAAGGCGTGCCCTGCCGTACACGAGCAGTGACCGGCCGGGACGCGGATCACCGCTCGTCACCGGAAACGGCGCGTCCTTGCTCGCGTCGATCAGCTGGTGCGCGGTCGAGACCAGCGACTCCAGCGCCTCCGGCGGGATCGACCCGATGGTGCGCCACGGCGACAGGCGCGCGGCCCACAGCGTCTCCGCACGCCAGATCGTGCCGATCCCGGCCAGCACGCGCTGGTCGAGCAGCGCCTCTCCGATGGTCCGCCCGGGCTCCCGGAGCAGATTGCGTACGGCCTGCCCGGGGTTCCAGTCGGGCCCGAGCAGATCCGGGCCGAGATGCCCGACGACGCGGTCCTCACGGCCGGTGGGCACGAGGTCGACCATCCCCAGCCGGGTGCCGACCGCCTGCCACTCGGCGTTGGCGAGGACCAGCCGCACCACATCGCCCCGGGGCACCGGCCGGCCGGCCGGACCGACCCGCCAGCCGCCCTCCATGCGCAGGTGCGTGTGCACGGTGAGCCCGCCCTCCACCCGGGTCAGGAGATGCTTGCCGCGCGGGATCGTGGTGAGCACGGCCCGGCCGCGCAGATCGGCGGTGGCGTGCCGGGGCACCCGGAAGTCGCTGCGGGTCAGCGTCCGGCCGTCCAGGGCCTCCCGCAGGCGCTTCGCGGCCCGATAGACAGAGTCACCCTCCGGCACGCCAGCCTCCCGCGACGATCAGTGGTCGATCAGGGACGGGCGGCTCACACCGGCGTGTGCGAGTCCCAGGCCGCCGGGTCGGCGGCCAGCTCGGTAACCCTCGCGGGTAGCTCGCCCTTGGCGATCTGCTCCAGGTTGACCTCCTCCAGGATGGCCCGCTCGCTCGCCCGCAGCGCGATCCACACCTGCTGCAACGCC is a window of Microbispora sp. NBC_01189 DNA encoding:
- a CDS encoding DNA-formamidopyrimidine glycosylase family protein, which gives rise to MPEGDSVYRAAKRLREALDGRTLTRSDFRVPRHATADLRGRAVLTTIPRGKHLLTRVEGGLTVHTHLRMEGGWRVGPAGRPVPRGDVVRLVLANAEWQAVGTRLGMVDLVPTGREDRVVGHLGPDLLGPDWNPGQAVRNLLREPGRTIGEALLDQRVLAGIGTIWRAETLWAARLSPWRTIGSIPPEALESLVSTAHQLIDASKDAPFPVTSGDPRPGRSLLVYGRARLPCRRCGSPIGRGEMGPQPSERLIYWCPACQRP